From the genome of Cellvibrio japonicus Ueda107, one region includes:
- a CDS encoding TonB-dependent siderophore receptor, giving the protein MRFQSHLLAGLIASLTAGISCAQTTETESGKLKAVKVEASALGSTTEQTGAYTTGNMSTATKMDLSIRETPQSVSVITSAQMEDLNLFTINDALDTATGVNVKRSETDRTYFEARGFDINNFQVDGVGIPLHWDLLEGDIDMAVYDRVEIVRGASGLMSGLGSPAATVNLVRKRPTADTQASASITHARWDDTRGVADVSGALGSAVRARVVASEQSRDSYLQDYHKDLSSTYGVIEADLGTDTLLTAGISRQKSEADSPMWGGLTLSYEANNGETRPTHFRRSMSSSADWAYWDVKDTRSFVELNHTWSNSWETKATYNRTKTRGAQELLYVYGTLLEDMSGLGGWAGKFNRETDLKLFDITTSGEFSTGDLTHKFVAGFNRADSDLHERAFYDYTTGNGFPVINNMAEWTGDTPHPSFTNEDPGEITNDTQTGIYLAGQFSLTSRLKLLTGARAASYESNSTSYGTNLSKDDDVVVPYAGLTYDLSQQLTLYTSYTETFTPQSEAKLSGERLDPATGVNKELGIKGEFLEGKLNTTFAVFETAQENLATHAGFNNNASLGPIGDYYIGDDYVSRGFEFEIAGQVNEQLNVVLGYTNLTIDDNDGEVARTFTPKQSVKLTVNYNPLWLPGLTLGSFVEYRSDTYLRNNSAVKQDALTLLDAFASYDINKNLSVALNLGNITDETYLTSFEYGQAYYAEPRNISATLRWRY; this is encoded by the coding sequence ATGCGTTTTCAATCCCATCTCCTCGCTGGCCTGATCGCCAGCCTTACCGCCGGTATCAGCTGCGCCCAAACCACCGAAACAGAATCGGGCAAGCTCAAGGCTGTTAAGGTAGAAGCCTCTGCCCTGGGCAGTACCACTGAACAAACCGGTGCCTATACTACTGGCAATATGAGTACTGCCACCAAAATGGATTTAAGCATCCGCGAAACACCACAATCTGTATCGGTGATTACCAGTGCCCAAATGGAAGACCTCAACCTGTTCACTATTAACGACGCACTGGATACGGCCACGGGCGTCAATGTGAAGCGCTCGGAAACCGATCGTACCTACTTCGAAGCTCGTGGTTTTGATATCAACAACTTCCAGGTCGATGGTGTGGGTATTCCATTACATTGGGATCTGCTGGAGGGAGACATTGATATGGCCGTGTATGACCGCGTGGAAATTGTGCGCGGCGCCAGCGGCCTGATGAGTGGCCTGGGTAGTCCGGCCGCAACCGTCAACCTGGTGCGCAAGCGCCCCACTGCTGATACCCAGGCCAGCGCCAGTATCACCCACGCCCGCTGGGATGATACCCGTGGGGTTGCGGATGTGTCCGGTGCCCTGGGTTCCGCCGTGCGCGCCCGGGTTGTCGCCAGCGAGCAAAGCCGGGATTCTTACCTGCAGGATTACCACAAGGACTTATCCAGTACCTACGGTGTTATCGAGGCAGACCTGGGCACCGACACGCTGCTGACGGCCGGTATTAGCCGCCAGAAAAGTGAAGCCGATAGTCCTATGTGGGGTGGTTTGACACTCAGTTATGAAGCCAATAATGGCGAGACCCGTCCCACCCATTTCCGACGCTCCATGAGTTCTTCGGCCGATTGGGCGTATTGGGATGTTAAAGATACCCGCAGCTTTGTCGAGCTGAACCACACCTGGAGCAACAGCTGGGAAACCAAAGCGACCTACAACCGCACTAAAACCCGCGGCGCCCAGGAGCTGCTGTATGTCTATGGCACACTGCTGGAAGATATGTCAGGGCTGGGAGGCTGGGCCGGCAAATTTAATCGCGAAACTGACCTCAAGCTCTTCGATATAACGACAAGTGGTGAATTCAGCACGGGCGATTTAACGCATAAATTCGTCGCGGGCTTTAATCGGGCTGATAGTGATTTACACGAGCGAGCCTTCTATGACTACACAACGGGTAATGGCTTCCCGGTTATTAACAATATGGCCGAGTGGACAGGAGATACTCCCCACCCCAGCTTTACCAATGAAGATCCAGGTGAAATTACCAACGATACACAAACCGGTATCTACCTGGCAGGACAATTTAGTCTCACCTCCAGGCTCAAGTTGCTAACTGGTGCCCGTGCCGCCAGCTACGAAAGTAACAGCACAAGCTATGGTACCAACCTGAGCAAAGACGATGATGTGGTCGTGCCCTATGCCGGACTCACCTACGACTTGAGTCAACAGCTGACGCTCTACACCAGCTACACCGAAACCTTTACCCCGCAAAGCGAGGCCAAACTCTCCGGCGAACGCCTCGACCCGGCAACAGGTGTTAATAAGGAGTTGGGAATTAAAGGCGAATTTCTTGAAGGCAAGCTCAATACTACTTTTGCAGTATTTGAAACAGCACAGGAAAATCTCGCTACCCATGCCGGCTTTAATAATAACGCCAGCCTCGGCCCAATAGGTGACTACTACATCGGTGATGATTATGTGTCACGCGGATTTGAATTTGAAATTGCTGGCCAAGTCAATGAACAACTGAATGTGGTGCTGGGTTATACCAATCTCACCATTGATGATAATGACGGAGAAGTTGCACGTACTTTCACACCCAAACAATCGGTCAAGCTGACAGTCAATTACAACCCCCTGTGGTTACCTGGTTTAACACTCGGCAGTTTCGTGGAGTATCGCTCGGATACTTACCTGCGCAACAACTCCGCTGTCAAACAGGATGCATTGACGCTGCTGGATGCGTTTGCCAGTTATGACATTAACAAGAACCTGTCCGTAGCCTTGAATCTTGGCAATATCACCGACGAAACCTACCTGACCAGCTTTGAATACGGCCAAGCCTACTACGCTGAGCCACGGAATATCAGTGCGACACTGCGCTGGCGTTATTGA